In Actinomycetota bacterium, the sequence TTTGTTTATCTGGACGTCTTTTAGGTTCATCTCCTTAATCACTATTTTGGCAATCTCGTCGACCGTAGTTTGCCCTAGTGAAGCTAGATTAAATAAGTTTATACTCTCGTTGGCATTTTCAAAGATAAATATCATTGCTTCAACACATTCTTGAACCAGCAAATAGTTCTTGTTAGGAGTACCGTCACTTAACATTTCTATTTCTTGAGGATGTTGTTTTAGCTGATTAATAAAATCGACCAAAACACCGTGGGTTCCTCGTTCACCGATAATGTTGGCAAAGCGGAAAATCCAAGCTTGAAAACCAAAGGTTTCTACATAAGCGGAAATCAATCCCTCGCAGGCCAATTTGTTTGCCCCATAAAGCGAATGAGGAAATAGAGGGCCATAATCCTCGGATGTCGGGATTTTATCCGGTTGCCCAAATACAGCAGAAGTGGAAGAAAACGCAATCTTCTTAATTCCGTTTTGTCGCATCGATTCAAGAACATTGTAAGTAGCGATAGTTTCTTGCTTTAGATCCCAATCTGTATGATCTATACCATAAGATATGTCCGGATTAGCCGATAGGTGAAAAACAATATCGTGGTCTTTTATCGCTTTTTTCAACTTACTAGAATCAAGCAAATCTCCTTTGACAAATTCAAAGCGCGCGCTCTTCAAGTGATGTTCTATAAACTCTTTTCTCCCAGAGCTTAAATTGTCATAAACGGTTACATTGCCTATCTTTATTAATCTATCCGCCAGGTGACTGCCTATAAATCCCGCCCCTCCCGTCAAGAAAAACCTGATTGTCTTCTCGCTCATCATTTCCCCCATTTTCCTTGCCAAAATCTACAAACGTTGTTTATCGTTTTCTTGTTAGACAGGTCTGCGATGCGAACTGACAATCCCTAAAAACCCCCGCATCGTTCCCCAAGCATATATCAACAGTGTCAACCAGCAGGCAACAATGTGAAAAAACCAGGCGCGGTCTCGGATTCTCATATAGCCGCGCAGTGCGCTAAATATCAGCGGGAACGTGAGAACCGTTGCTAGGATAAACTTTACCAGGCCCTTTTTATTTGTCTTCTGCCAGGGGTAACTCCGCATATCCTGCTTCTTGAAGTAGAGATAGTCATTTATCCTTCGGCGTTGTTTCCCGACAAAATCCCTTGTTCTGTCGGCAAAAACGTGGATGATCCCGATGTCAACCTTGGCGAATCTCGTTTTGCCGCTTTCCACCAGTTGATGGACAACATCTATATCAAAAAGATATGGCCGGTAAGCGGTCTCAACCAGAAGATCTCTTCTGACTAGAAAACCATTCGCGCCAATGGTGGGTATGTTCCGACTGTTAAGTTCAACTTGCAGGTAGCTGTCTTTTTGAATAACGTCTATCTTCATCCCCGTCCATTTTCCTGTTAACTGGCTGAATCTATCGTAATTTCCCAAATATAAACATAAGGGATCGTTCATGCCGAGCAGCGCGCAATACCTGTTAATAAGCGTATCTTCTTTTCTGTATGAATAATACAAGGGTTCACTGCCGACGATGACTGAGTCGTTGAAAGGGGCGACCATCCGCGTCAGCCAGTCCCGCCCATCAAGAATATTATCACTGTCTAATAGCGCGATAACCTCATTTGACGCCGCCTCAACCCCGACCGCCTTACCCGCTTCTCCGGTTATCAAGAGGTTGGGTAAAATCTTGTCGACCCCGTGTTTCTTCAAAATCTCCAAAGTCTTATCTGACGACCCAGCATCGGCAACAAGTATTTCAACCAAATCTTTTGGGTAGTCCTGGTCTTTAATTGAATCCAGACACGCGTCAAGTGTCCGATCAGAGTTCAGGGTTGGAATAATAATTGATATGGACGGGGGCTTATCTCGCACTATTGCCAGTCTTTTATGTATCGTCTCATATAGACAATCAGTCCTACTTAAAACCTTGGGCAACTAAGAAACGCCCATGTCTTTTGTCAATCCAGCAAAAGGAATCTGAGAGCCTCCCCCAAAGGGGAAGATAACCTTTGGAATAAACATCTACTTTAGTGAATCCGGTTTTTCGCAACAACTCTCTCAGCCCAATAAAAGTTAGAACTCTCACATGACCTGTGATGCCGCTCACTCCAGTATCTTGCCACCTGGTCAAGAAGTCTTCATCTTTAGATTCATGTTTATGCCAAATATAGGGATTACCTAAATGCCAACCATTTATGTTTGTTGTCGAAAAGGGTTGCCAGCCAAAGACCAAAGATATGATATTATCCCAAGAGGCAAGATTCTCTGTGAGTATTATTACTTGTCCTCCTGGCTTTAAACACCTATGGCATTCCTCAAGATAAAGTCTTGTATTGTGCATATGCTCAATACTTTGGCTGGATAGAATAACGTCAAAGTAGTTGTCATCGAAACCCCATCTCCCGTTTAGGTCATATTTAAAACACTTTATTCCCTTTCTTTCGGCTTCTGGTCGAACCTCGTCGACAAATTCTATGCCGTATATTTCCCTAGGGTTTATGACGCTGGCAAATTCCATCGTCAACTCACCATTTCCGCAGCCGACATCTAAGAATCTGTCAACTTTCTCTTTTACAATGAGTCTCATGCCTAGTTGGTTACACCTGGCTAGGCCATCGTTAAAAGACTTCTGCGCAATAAACCTTAAGAACCGCCCCAAGTCTCTGCCCTCCCGCAGGCATCCTAAAATCAATCTCCGCGGAAATCCATTAGATGTCCGGCCACTTTCAAGCCGGCGCGCCAAGAAACGTAAATACCATGTTGTGCTCAATAAAAGCCCTTAGTCTCATTAACCGCTCTTGTTACTTTTTACACACAACAGGTTTGTATCATTCTTTTTCGCAGAATCAAAAATCGCCAGTACCTCGGAAACACTTACTACATTAACCTGTCTTCTTGTTTCATCAATATCCTTCAGCTGGAAACCTAAACTAACAAGGAGTTCAAGATAATCTCGCGGCTGTGTTCCCATAAGTTCCAGCAGTGCAGGTGCAAACTCGGTTGTCAATGTCAGACTATCGTTATGCTGTATGAGACCAGTCATGCCCTTTAAAGCGTTAGCCTCTGCACCTTGTATGTCCATTTTTATGAAATCAATTCGTTTCTCCTTATTAATAAAATAGTCATCCAGCTTGATGGCTTCTATTTCAATCGACTCGCGCCCATCATAAGAGTTAAAAATCCGATGATCGCCCTTGCTCCGATCTGAGACGTATAACTTCAGTGTACCTGTCTTATCGGTTACCGCTTTCTGAATCGGCGTTACGTTATGATAATTGTTCACCTCAATATTACGTTTCAATAACGCAAAGTTATTAGGATCCGGCTCAAAGGCATAAACTCTACCCTTTGAACCAACTGCTTTAGCTGCAATCAGTGTATAGCAGCCTATGTTTGCTCCAACATCTAAAACAACATCACCTTCTCTAAGCGTTTTTTCTACAATTTCTGATTCAAATGGCTCATATTTGCCTTCGAACGTCAAGCGAAGACTATCAAGCTCATCAACGTATATCGTATGTCCGTCTAAAACTACTTTATCCGCTTTTAACCATCGTTTAAGAAAGCTGCTAAAGGAGAGTGTGGAAAGAAACACTCCTAAAGGGGTCCTATGCAAATAACTATACGCTTTCATGTAAAAGTATCTTAAGATCTTACGCACGATTCATCCTTCATCATCAATGCTCACGATGTACCTCTGGAAAATTCCCGGAGCCGGCTGATAACCGAAAGTCCGGCCCTCCCTAAGAATTTGATGTCTTGAAAAGACCTAATAGCTAAGAGTTTTTTAATGATAAATCTCGGCGTCAGAAATGATTTGTAGAGTCCTTTAGTCAAATCCTTGATATCTTCATTGCTCAAGGCGCTCTTTATCACAGACTCGGTCATGTCATAGCGATCCCAGTCTTCCGTTACCAACCACCCGTTCTTTTTGCATTCGTCAAATAAGGGCGTCCCGGGATACGGGATGATTATCGATGACTGCAAGCTGTCTACCCACCCTTTGGCAAACAAATCGCGGGCAAAATCGATTGTCTTCGTGGCGCTTTCCTTAGTCTCCCAGGGATAGCCGACCATCGTGGTTATATGCGGCTGTAAACCGGCTTGCTTGGCCATCCGACATGCTTCGGCTATTTCTTCCGTGGTCGTACCTTTATTAACACGATTCAGCACTGTTTGATCTGCCGCCTCTAATCCATAAAGGAGCATCCGGAAACCGGCTTTAGCCATCATATCGTAATGTTTCTTCTTGAGAGCGCCGGCTCTCATATTGCAGTTCATCGTGACTTTCTTGTTGTAGCCCCGGTCGATCATCCCTTGACAGAACGTCTCCAGCCATTGACCAGCGGGAAACGTCCCGGTATCGTCCATGATTTCGCGTACCCCATATTTCCCTATCAACTCGCCGATTTCATCAAGGACGTTTTCCGGTTTCCTCACCCGGTATTTGGGAAATATCGTCGTCCAGGAACAGAATGTACACTTGCCCCACCAGCAATCGCGGCCTGCCATGACATAAGCGCCCGGTCGTTTCCTGAAATTCCCGTTCTTGTAGGCGTAGAGGCGCCATTTTGTCAGGTCCCGGTCGATTGTCGGCTCGTCATTCAAGTCATGTTTGAGCTCGAACTTGCCCGTATTATCTATGTCACTGTTCCGCCTGTACCAAACCCCGGGTTCCAGCGCGGACCCGCGTGACAAGTGGTCGGCCAAGTTTAACAGGGAGAAATCATAATCGCCGCCGGTCAGAACAAAATCGACCCGGCAGTTCTCCATGCTTTCACGTGGCAGCGCGGTTACATGGTCGCCCAACAGAACAACATTGGGTTTCCAGTCATCGGTCGCCAAGGCCTTGAACTCGTCAACAATCCGCCAGTGTTTTTTAACAACCGGCGTCTTGGTCTCGATTGCTATTATGTCCGGGTTCTCTTGCCGGACCATATCGACAAAGCGCGAGTAGGTCAAACCCTCCGCGATACCGTCTGCCCAAACCACGTCGTACCCTTTTGACTTCAGCAAGGTCGCCGCCGTGGCGGGCACCACCGGATAAATATAGGTCGGTTTGTTGAACCACTGGAACTGCCGGTTCTGGGTGAGAAGCGGAATACCTTTCCCATCCTCAATCGGCGGATATGCGATCATTACTTTCATTGTTTAAGTTCCCTCATGAATAGGCCTTTCATGAAATAGACGCCATAGGTGATATGTGTTGAGACGATCCCGGGTATGAACAACAGACCCACCTTCAGATTGTTCTTCATAAACGCAACCCAGGCCGCTGAAAACACGACGGCCGTAGCATAAACAGTCAGACATAACAGATAGACAATCGCCAGCCACTTACTGGCAATAGCCAAAGGAATACCGCCGGCCAAGCCGACGACAAACAGTGACGGGACAAAGTAAGCCAGCTTAAGAGATGTGCGCGGATATGTCTTGGCAAAATATCCGCGATGTTCAGCGTATCCGGCAATCTGTTTGAGATGCGGACCGAACAGACGCCTTCTGTGGTGCCAGACCAATACGTCCGGATCGTATATTATTTTTTTGCCTAAATTGACGACGTCCAGGCAAAGTTTCGTATCCTCGCCGGGCCAGTAGTGAGTGTCAAACCCTCCAACCTCGGAAAACACGTTCTTTCTAATGAGCAGGTTGACGGAAGGAAAATCGTAGACTTCGCGCGGGCCTTTCGGTACATAGCGATACGTCAAAGTGCCGGCTCCCAATCTGCTTTCCAACACGGCCCCGGAGGCTTGCTGACGGACATCGTCGTCGTCGGGCGTAACGGCAGGCCCAACCACTGCGGCCACGTCATTATTGTGGAAATGCCTGGCCGCGTTGATTAACCAGTCGGCTCTAGGATATGCGTCGTCGTCAAGAAACGCCAGAATCGAACCGTCGGCGTATTTAAGGCTTAGGTCTCTCTTTTCAGCCGGTCCGATCGGCCCCGAGGGAATGACCCTGATTTCCTCGGGAAAATCCGCGGGTTTTTGTCCTTCGTCGGGAAATATGATTACCTCATAATTCCGATACCCCAGGTCATGAAGGTGACGTACCGACGTTCCGACATAATCGTTGATCTCTTTAACGGGAATGATTATCGAGACCGACGGCTCGGACTCGGCTACCTCAATGAAAATATGGTCTCTATCATAGTATTTCAGGATCCGCGAACGGTAGAAAATAGCGGCCGTGTCCAACAAAACTCTCCAAGCTGCGCGCAAGTTGGTCGTTGTCGAGAATTGTTGCTTGATCTCGATCGGAGCCTCCAACACCTTCTTGTATCCCAGACGGTGAGCGACAACAAGAATCTCGAGGTCAAACGCATATGCCTTGACCAGCACTCGAGGTAACACTTTCAAAAGCACGTCCCGCCTGAAGAGCTTTAAACCCGCCTGCGTGTCCTTTACGTTGATTTGGAATAGCATCGTGATCAGCATCTGATAAGCAACGCTCTGCATCCGGCGAAACAAAGGATAGTGAACGTTCGATTGAGGGTGTCTCTTTGACCCGATGACAATATCGGACGCGTATATGTCCATAAGTTTGATGAATGTGTCTATTTCGTGAGGATCGATGCTCATGTCGGCGTCGATGAACGTAACGAGTTCGCCTGTCGTGCGGACGGCGCCGTATTTCAAGGCATATCCTTTGCCCATGTTGTGCTCGTAGGAAAAAACTTTCAGGTTTTCAGAACTGTTCTTAACGGCCTCGCGAAAAGTATCCTGGCAGCCGTCACAGACGACGATGACCTCGTAAGGTCGGTTAAGTGTTTTTAATTCTTCCTCAAGCCGGACAAGGTTCTCACTTATGTGCTCGCTTGCCTTGTACGCGGGTACGATGACCGAAAGTTTTCGACTCATGACAGTTTCGCGTTCGTCATTATCTACCTACGCTTAGGTAGCAGAAACCAAGATTTGCCATCTCTCGTGGGTCAAAAATATTGCGTCCGTCAATAATCAACGGCCTTGCCAATCGCTGTTTAAGTTCGAGTAGATCAGCTTGTTTGAACTCGGACCATTCCGTCACGATCAGTAGACAATCACTTCCATCGGCCGCATCCATGGCTGTTCGGCAATAATCAATATCCGGCAGCGCTTTTGCCATGTTCGCGGCGGCAACCGGGTCATAACCTTTAACGTTGGCTCCTGCCGCAAGCAACCACTCGGCAATGTCGAAAGCGGGCGCTTCGCGGATGTCATCTGTCCCCGGCTTGAAAGACAGTCCCCAGATGCCGATAACAGCACCTTTTAGTTCGGGCATGACCGTCCGGATCTTGTCCATAAATCTCTCGCGCTGACGTTTGTTGATATCATCAACAGCTTTAAGCAAGCAGGCGTCCGCGCTGTTTTCTTCCGATATCTGTATCAATCCTTTTACGTCTTTTGGAAAACAGCTGCCGCCGTAGCCTAATCCCGCATTGAGAAAGGCGTGCCGGCCGATTCTCTTATCAAGACGCATGCCCTCGGCGACTAACTCGACATCGGCTCCTATCTTCTCACATACCTCCGCAACCATATTGATAAACGAAATCGACATCGCCAAGAACGAGTTGCTCGCATACTTGATTATCTCGGCGGTGACCATATCCGTTACTAGAATTGGGCAATCGAGTTTCTCGTAAATGGAGCGCATTGTCTCCGTCGCGCGTTCAGATTCAGCGCCGATGATGACACGATCTGATTTGACAAAGTCCTCGACGGCCGAACCCTCCTTCAGAAATTCCGGATTTGATACCACGTCGAAGTCACCTTGATAAAGCTGTGCAATTATTTCCCTGACTCGCGCTCCCGTTCCGGGAGGAACCGTGCTCTTGTCCACGACCAGCTTGTATCCTTTCATGTTGCCGCCGATTGTTTCCGCCACCGTCATGACCTGACTCAAATCAACCGTGCCGTCAGGCGCCGTCGGTGTGCCGACGGCAACAAAAATCACATCGTTCTTATCGACCGCCGACGCTCCGTCAAGAATGAAGCTGATCCTGCCACTCTCGCGGTGGCGAATAACTAGCTCCTCCAAGCTCGGTTCGTAGAACGGAATCTGACCCTGGTTGAGTCCTTCAATCCGCGCATCGTCTATGTCGACGCAGGTCACATTATGCCCAAGTTCGGCAAGACACGCGCCGGTCGTCAGGCCGACATAACCCGTTCCGAACATCGCGATGTTCATTCTGTCTCCTGCTTCTCGACCCCTCGACTTCGCTCGGGGATGATTTAGGGGCAGACTTTGGGGTCAGGACTTTCTTCTTACGCAAGAGTCCTGACCCCTAGATGGGTCTTGTCCCCCTCACCTCAATCCTCTCCCCGTAGGGGAGAGGGAGATGTTTCTTTGTGCTCCTATCCTACTGCTTCCTGAACCATTTGATTGTTTCTTTAAGCCCGTCATCTAAGCTGACGCTTGGATTCCAGGCAAGTCTTTCTTGAGCCAACGTTATGTCGGGACGGCGCTGAGTCGGATCATCTGCCGGCAACGGTTTATTGACAGTCCGCGATGACGAACCGGTCAGGTCAAGAATCTTGTCTGCCAGCTCGCCTACTGTCATTTCAACCGGGTTGCCCAGGTTAACCGGACCCGTCTCACCCGAGGCTGTTATCGCTAAAATTCCGTTGATCATATCCGCAACGTAACAAAATGACCTGGTCTGCGTGCCGTCTCCGTAAATCGTCAGGTCTTCACCCTGCAAGGCTTGGTTGATGAAGTTAGAGACAACCCGGCCGTCATTTGCCCTCATCATCGGCCCGTACGTATTGAAGATGCGGACGATCTTCGCGTCCAGATCATACTTCTGTCGATAGTTGACGATAAGACTTTCCGCGAACCGTTTGCCCTCGTCATAGCAGCTGCGAGTGCCGATGGGATTTACGTGTCCCCAATATGTTTCTTTCTGAGGATGTTCCAACGGGTCCCCGTAGACTTCCGAAGTTGACGTGTGTAAGAACCTGGCCTTATGTTTCACGGCCAAATCGAGAACATTTTTAACCCCTGCGGCGCAAACCATTAAGGTCTCTACCGGATGGGCTTGATAGTCAGGCGGTGAGGCCGGGCAAGCCAGATTGTAGACCTCATCGAGATTTTGTCCGACATCAAAGGGTATGGTGATATCGTGTTCGATATAAGTAAAACCGGGCTCGTCAAAGACGGCCGAAAGGTTTTGCTTATTGCCGGAGATTAGACTGTCCACACATATGACATCGTTCTGTTGAAGCAACTTGAGACACAGATGCGAACCGATAAAACCGGCCCCGCCGGTGACTAAAACCGTACCCAAAAGACCTCCGCAACATCATAATCAAGCAGAAAGACAGCAGTATTATACCACTTCAAGCAGGACTATCGAAGCAGAGAGGGTTTAGGACGGACGTCGCCTTAGTCGTTACATATACTTTTTAAGTACTCTTTAAGAGGTTTACTTAAGTCCTGGCGTTCCAGGGCGAGTTCGATGGTCGCTTTCAACCAGTCGAGCTTATTCCCTATATCGTAGCGGCGACCAGTGACTTCATAAGCGTAGATATCCTGTTTCTCAAGTAATAGCGATAGGGCGTCCGTTAGCTGAATCTCGCCGTTCTTACCCGGCTCTGTTTGTTCGAGAGCCGTAAAAATCTCCGGCGTCAATACATACCGTCCGAAGATCGCCAGGTTTGACGGGGCCTCGTCTTTAGCCGGCTTCTCGACCAGTGATTTTACCTTAAAGATGCCGTCGCCGTCGGTCTCTTCTACGTCTACAATGCCATAATTTGATACCTTATCATCCGGCACCCGTTCTACGGCGATTATCGAGGCGTTGTATTTCTTATAGTTGGCAACCAGCTCTTTTGTACAGGGCGTTTCGCACATCGTAATGGTGTCTCCGAGAAGAACCGCGAACGGCTGGTTTCCTACGTATTTCTGCGCGCAGAGAATCGCGTGACCCAAACCCAACTGTCGCTTTTGGCGAATGAAGTGGATATCCGCCATATCGGCCAAACTTTTGACTTGATCAAGCGCTTCCGTTTTTTGGTCGCGCTTCAGTGTCTCCTCTAGTTCAAACGATTTATCAAAATGATCTTCGATTGCTCGCTTACCGCGGCCGGTCACAATCAAGATATCGTCGATACCGGAGGCGACGGCTTCTTCAACCACATATTGAATTGTCGGTTTGTCAACGACGGGCAACATTTCTTTCGGTTGCGCTTTGGTAGCAGGTAGAAAACGGGTTCCAAGTCCCGCTGCCGGAATAACGGCTTTCATGCCAAGGCCTCCTTGATGATGGTTCCGCCCCTGGCCAGGAGCTGCTCGACGCGCGTCCGGCTGCCCGCTTCGGCGTAGATTCTGACCACGGCTTCGGTTCCGGACGGCCTGATCATCAACCAACTGGCGTCCGCCAAGCAGAATTTGAAACCGTCCGTCGTATTTGTAGCGTCCACAACAACTCCGTCGAGCTCGGTCGGGTTGAATCGTTCAAGATACCCCAGTATAGCATCACGGTGATCCTCGTCTATCTCCACATCCGTCCGGTCGTAGAGAAAGACGCCGTGCTTTGTCTCCAGGTCGGCGTAAATTTGGCCCAAGGGTTTTCCGTAGTAGTTCATCATCTCCGTCAAGAGCGCCCCGATGAGCATGCCATCCCGTTCCGGCAGGTGTCCCTTGACGCCGATCCCGCCGCTTTCTTCGCCGCCGATCAGAACGTCCCCGCTGATCATAAGGTCGCAGACATATTTGAAACCGATCGGCGTCTCGTGGAGGTGCAGGCCGTAAGCCGCGGCCATGAGGTCGATCAAGCCCGTCGTCGACACCGTCTTGACGACGTCTCCGGACAGGCCTTTAACCTTGTGGAGATATTGCAGGATGAGAGCGAAAATCCGGTGCGGGTTTATGAAGTCGCCGGTTACGTCGACGGCGCTGACCCGGTCGGCGTCCCCGTCCAAGGCGACTCCCAGCGGATATTCGGCCGAGACCGCCCGGCCCAAATCTTCCAGGTTGGCATCCAGCGGTTCAGGCGCCACTCCCCCGAAATAAGGATCCCGCCAGTCGTGTATCTCACTGACCGGACAGCCGGCTGCCTGGAAGAACTCCCGCAGATATCCCTGGCCGGCGCCATACATGGGGTCGACGACTACGCCCATGCCCCCGTTCTTGACGATCTCCATATCCACCAGTTCGGCGAGACGGACTAGATACGGGGTTTTCGGATCGAACAGCTCAATCGAGCCGCCGCGGATGGCTTCATCGAAATCAACAAGCAACGGCTGCCGGCCGGCGGCGATGTTTTTCCTTAAACATTTTTCTATCGCGCCCGTGGCCACGGGCGAGGCGGAACCGCCATAGGACGCCTTGAACTTGAGTCCGTTGTACTTATAAGGGTTATGGCTGGCGGTAAAAACAACGGCCCCGTCGGCTTCACTATCGACCACGGCCTGGGAAATGGCCGGCGTCGGTGCGAATTCCTCAGTCAGGAGAACTTTTATGCCGTTAGCGGCGGCCACGCAAGCAGCCTCTCGGGCAAACTTGTCGGAGAGAAAACGGGTGTCGTAACCAATTACGAGTGTCGGTGCGGCCCCCTCACCTTTATCCTCTCCCCGCGGGGGAGAGGGATCTGGGGAGGAGCTCCCGTTTTTTGTCATCTGCGCTGCGGCCCCCTCACCTTTATCCTCTCCCCGCGGGGGAGAGGTAACGGTTACGCGCTTCCGTGATTCAGATATTACATAATCGCAGACTGCCTGCGTCACCAGGCGGACGTTATCGAACGTGAAGTCCGCGGCGATAACGCCGCGCCACCCGTCGGTGCCGAAAGTTATTTGTTTTATTCCGTTATCTGCCAATGGTTTCCTTTGATCAACGTCTAATTTAACTCATATAGAATCATATCTGATTCTCTGGTTATGTATTTGACTTTTCCAGAGAATTCCAGGTTTCGTCTGAATTCCGCAAATGGCGGATCCATCTCTGCGTTAAACTCTTTGGGATAAACGACAATATACTTAACTCTCAGCTTCTTTAATTCCCCGTAAACCTTATCGTCCAGCAGTCCCTGCCCCGCCGGTCCTATCTTCTTTAAAGCCTGAAGCCAAGTCTCCGGTACCAGCGAACCTCTTCCGTTAACCATTCGCGTCTGAGATATCGTCAAGTAGTATTCATAGTACGTGCTCGCGTAATGCCAAGCAATCGGGATATTCAGCACTTTTCCGGATTTCGCGTTTTTCTTTACGAACTCATATACCGGGCTCCGTGCCGGTAGAACACTGATCCTGGCGGGCGGGGGAAAATAATCGAACAGCAGCAAGGCGACGACCGTGAGCATAACAACGTTAAAGAGAATGCTTCCGGTTCGCGCTTCTTTTCCCGAGAAATACTGTGCCGTTAGATCCCTGAATCTCATAACCGCAAACCCGAGAAGCACGGCCAGCGACAGATGCCCGAGAACCATGATGCGAGCAGGCGTCCTTGAGTAATTCAACAAAGGAACGCGATCGAACAAGAACCTGTACACTGGGAAATAACTATCAAGCGACGCGCCTAGCGCTAAGGTCGCGCTAATAATCAGAACGAATATATAGAAGTATTCCACGCCCGTAACACGTCTTTCCTTGGCACGGCTAACCGCGGCTCGAAGGCGATCGAACAAGTATATGCCGGCGGTAAAGCTTAGGGCTCCGACGCTCATATAGATGTTCTTTTCCCACGAAACATTTCCATACCACTGCTTTATAAAGAGATTCGCCAACCGTGGAGAGAACTCCGCAACCGACGCCCATGGTCTGCCGCCAGATATAAAAGACTTATCGATGGCGATAAACTTCGTTATAAGCAGGAAGACGGCACCGAGCGCCGCCAGGCCAAAAAATATGGACAGACTCTTTATGCCTGCCATCAGGCTTTCTCCGTCACGATATTGCTTCGACAACCTGAAAACAACGTACAGCATTATAAAAATGAAGAAATAGAAAGATAAGCTCGGGTCGGTTAGCGCAATCAATAAAGCCGAGACACCGGACAGCAGGCCGAACAGAAGACGTTTGGAATCGAATGCTTTCTCCAACCAAAATATCGCTAATGGGACCAGGAAAATCGCCAAACTATAAAGGTGGCCGACATATAATTTCGATAGGAAATAAG encodes:
- a CDS encoding NAD-dependent epimerase/dehydratase family protein codes for the protein MARKMGEMMSEKTIRFFLTGGAGFIGSHLADRLIKIGNVTVYDNLSSGRKEFIEHHLKSARFEFVKGDLLDSSKLKKAIKDHDIVFHLSANPDISYGIDHTDWDLKQETIATYNVLESMRQNGIKKIAFSSTSAVFGQPDKIPTSEDYGPLFPHSLYGANKLACEGLISAYVETFGFQAWIFRFANIIGERGTHGVLVDFINQLKQHPQEIEMLSDGTPNKNYLLVQECVEAMIFIFENANESINLFNLASLGQTTVDEIAKIVIKEMNLKDVQINKGREKRGWPGDVTNMMLDTGKLSKLGWQSKYNSTEAIKRATREVL
- a CDS encoding glycosyltransferase family 2 protein; translation: MRDKPPSISIIIPTLNSDRTLDACLDSIKDQDYPKDLVEILVADAGSSDKTLEILKKHGVDKILPNLLITGEAGKAVGVEAASNEVIALLDSDNILDGRDWLTRMVAPFNDSVIVGSEPLYYSYRKEDTLINRYCALLGMNDPLCLYLGNYDRFSQLTGKWTGMKIDVIQKDSYLQVELNSRNIPTIGANGFLVRRDLLVETAYRPYLFDIDVVHQLVESGKTRFAKVDIGIIHVFADRTRDFVGKQRRRINDYLYFKKQDMRSYPWQKTNKKGLVKFILATVLTFPLIFSALRGYMRIRDRAWFFHIVACWLTLLIYAWGTMRGFLGIVSSHRRPV
- a CDS encoding class I SAM-dependent methyltransferase, whose amino-acid sequence is MRLIVKEKVDRFLDVGCGNGELTMEFASVINPREIYGIEFVDEVRPEAERKGIKCFKYDLNGRWGFDDNYFDVILSSQSIEHMHNTRLYLEECHRCLKPGGQVIILTENLASWDNIISLVFGWQPFSTTNINGWHLGNPYIWHKHESKDEDFLTRWQDTGVSGITGHVRVLTFIGLRELLRKTGFTKVDVYSKGYLPLWGRLSDSFCWIDKRHGRFLVAQGFK
- a CDS encoding FkbM family methyltransferase, which translates into the protein MRKILRYFYMKAYSYLHRTPLGVFLSTLSFSSFLKRWLKADKVVLDGHTIYVDELDSLRLTFEGKYEPFESEIVEKTLREGDVVLDVGANIGCYTLIAAKAVGSKGRVYAFEPDPNNFALLKRNIEVNNYHNVTPIQKAVTDKTGTLKLYVSDRSKGDHRIFNSYDGRESIEIEAIKLDDYFINKEKRIDFIKMDIQGAEANALKGMTGLIQHNDSLTLTTEFAPALLELMGTQPRDYLELLVSLGFQLKDIDETRRQVNVVSVSEVLAIFDSAKKNDTNLLCVKSNKSG
- a CDS encoding radical SAM protein, which gives rise to MKVMIAYPPIEDGKGIPLLTQNRQFQWFNKPTYIYPVVPATAATLLKSKGYDVVWADGIAEGLTYSRFVDMVRQENPDIIAIETKTPVVKKHWRIVDEFKALATDDWKPNVVLLGDHVTALPRESMENCRVDFVLTGGDYDFSLLNLADHLSRGSALEPGVWYRRNSDIDNTGKFELKHDLNDEPTIDRDLTKWRLYAYKNGNFRKRPGAYVMAGRDCWWGKCTFCSWTTIFPKYRVRKPENVLDEIGELIGKYGVREIMDDTGTFPAGQWLETFCQGMIDRGYNKKVTMNCNMRAGALKKKHYDMMAKAGFRMLLYGLEAADQTVLNRVNKGTTTEEIAEACRMAKQAGLQPHITTMVGYPWETKESATKTIDFARDLFAKGWVDSLQSSIIIPYPGTPLFDECKKNGWLVTEDWDRYDMTESVIKSALSNEDIKDLTKGLYKSFLTPRFIIKKLLAIRSFQDIKFLGRAGLSVISRLREFSRGTS
- a CDS encoding glycosyltransferase; translation: MSRKLSVIVPAYKASEHISENLVRLEEELKTLNRPYEVIVVCDGCQDTFREAVKNSSENLKVFSYEHNMGKGYALKYGAVRTTGELVTFIDADMSIDPHEIDTFIKLMDIYASDIVIGSKRHPQSNVHYPLFRRMQSVAYQMLITMLFQINVKDTQAGLKLFRRDVLLKVLPRVLVKAYAFDLEILVVAHRLGYKKVLEAPIEIKQQFSTTTNLRAAWRVLLDTAAIFYRSRILKYYDRDHIFIEVAESEPSVSIIIPVKEINDYVGTSVRHLHDLGYRNYEVIIFPDEGQKPADFPEEIRVIPSGPIGPAEKRDLSLKYADGSILAFLDDDAYPRADWLINAARHFHNNDVAAVVGPAVTPDDDDVRQQASGAVLESRLGAGTLTYRYVPKGPREVYDFPSVNLLIRKNVFSEVGGFDTHYWPGEDTKLCLDVVNLGKKIIYDPDVLVWHHRRRLFGPHLKQIAGYAEHRGYFAKTYPRTSLKLAYFVPSLFVVGLAGGIPLAIASKWLAIVYLLCLTVYATAVVFSAAWVAFMKNNLKVGLLFIPGIVSTHITYGVYFMKGLFMRELKQ